The following proteins are co-located in the Eleginops maclovinus isolate JMC-PN-2008 ecotype Puerto Natales chromosome 23, JC_Emac_rtc_rv5, whole genome shotgun sequence genome:
- the fgl1 gene encoding fibrinogen-like protein 1: protein MAGLLLLMELIVIAACSQSLSASDSCREEVSRLQEQEKLLKDQLQKQETLLHRLQLPNQPGKEDKARPDPSLDTEYTDCSQLFNSGCKSSGFYSIKPNGSPFPVRVYCDMNDGGGWTVIQRRINGRESFNRSWAEYKVGFGDKDAEFWLGNDNLHYITAQGNYSLRINLGDFDGNQRYAEYKNFHVANEKDHYRLAFGSFVGTAGDALSGSYQVGVSEWASHQGIKFSTYDQDNDNYKGNCAQEDQGGWWFNKCHSAHLNGIYYPKGHYSALTDNGVIWYTWRGWWYSLKTIAMKLRPGDFKMDPIEDPNAVQRIPTS from the exons ATGGCCGGCTTGTTGCTTCTCATGGAGCTCATAGTCATTGCAGCTTGCTCTCAAAGTCTATCT gcgtCAGACAGTTGCCGTGAGGAGGTGTCTCGTCTGCAGGAACAAGAGAAGCTTCTGAAGGACCAACTTCAGAAACAGGAAACCCTCCTACACAGACTGCAGCTGCCGAACCAGCCTGGCAAAGAGGACAAAGCCAGACCGGACCCAAGCCTGGACACCGAGTACACAG ACTGCTCCCAGCTCTTTAATTCTGGCTGCAAATCCAGTGGTTTCTACTCCATCAAACCTAATGGCAGCCCTTTCCCTGTCAGAGTATACTGTGATATGAATGATGGAGGAGGTTGGACTGTCATTCAGCGACGGATCAATGGAAGAGAGAGTTTTAACAG ATCGTGGGCAGAGTATAAGGTTGGTTTTGGAGACAAGGATGCAGAGTTTTGGCTCGGAAATGACAACCTGCATTACATAACTGCACAAG GAAATTATTCTCTGAGGATTAACCTGGGAGACTTTGATGGTAACCAGCGCTATGCTGAGTACAAGAACTTCCATGTGGCCAATGAAAAG GATCACTACCGACTTGCCTTTGGGTCCTTTGTAGGTACAGCTGGAGATGCTTTGTCTGGAAGTTATCAGGTAGGTGTGTCAGAGTGGGCCAGTCACCAGGGCATCAAATTCAGCACCTACGACCAGGACAATGATAACTACAAAGGAAACTGCGCACAAGAAGACCAAGGAGGCTGGTGGTTCAACAA GTGTCACTCTGCCCATCTTAATGGCATTTACTACCCAAAAGGGCATTACAGTGCATTGACAGACAACGGTGTAATTTGGTACACTTGGAGAGGATGGTGGTACTCCCTGAAGACAATTGCCATGAAACTGCGACCCGGGGACTTCAAAATGGATCCCATTGAAGACCCCAATGCTGTACAACGCATACCAACTTCCTAG
- the LOC134859476 gene encoding calnexin-like has protein sequence MGISFVLLCMMLLACVTPVSAVAQPGIIESLLLATLQRPWLWGVYVFTVGLPAILFVSFMWPDKRFGPPNQEYYYKKSDDAQPDDSEYSNQTEAVDIKGTSDRARGRRRDTHGIPRKGDLDLKDH, from the exons atGGGGATCAgctttgtgttgctgtgtatGATGCTGCTAGCCTGCGTGACACCTGTGTCTGCAGTGGCACAG CCAGGTATCATAGAGAGCCTCCTACTGGCCACCCTCCAGCGTCCCTGGCTCTGGGGGGTGTATGTCTTCACTGTTGGACTGCCAGCCATTCTCTTCGTCAGCTTCATGTGGCCTGACAAG AGATTTGGACCACCAAATCAAGAGTATTACTATAAGAAGTCTGATGACGCTCAACCAGATGATTCTGAGTACTCAAACCAGACAGAAGCAGTGGATATCAAAG GAACGTCTGACAGAGctagagggaggaggagagacactCATGGTATCCCGAGGAAGGGCGACTTAGACCTAAAG GATCATTGA
- the LOC134859840 gene encoding cyclic nucleotide-gated cation channel-like, translating to MSVCGENENEFRLAVYSMTDPVQDSHRLSVKTWTEDESDRADSTLSRAQSMCDDTSSELQRMAAIERRDINSQNSLQGRGALSRIVSMVMTLREWAHKGLAEETERPDSFLERFRGPANNDIQAPPSRFSHSQNGSDADHEIRRSRRMKCKVEVLSPSDDAYYHWLIVIGAAVFYNWTLLVVRACFDELQMRNVMVWLVLDYICDGVYILDIAVRLHTGFLDQGLMVKDVRRLRESYIRTLQCKLDICSILPTDLLYLAVGMSYTPLLRFNRLLRLSRLFEWFERTETRTGYPNAFRICKLVLYILVIIHWNACGYYSFSKVLGLGSDSWVYPNASDPEFGTLTRSYIYCLYWSTLTLTTIGETPPPVRDEEYLFLIFDFLVGVLIFASIVGNVGAMISNMNATRAAFQSRVDTLKHYMQFRHVSKVLEQRVIRWFDYLWTNQKTIDEQEVLRSLPNKLRAEIAINVHLDTLKKVRIFQDCEAGLLVELVLKLRPQVFSPGDYICRKGDVGKEMYIIKDGQLAVVGEDGVTQFAVLTSGSCFGEISILNISGSKMGNRRTANIRSLGYSDLFCLSKQDLMEALQEFPHARAQLEQRGRDILQKEGLLEEVNVSAGEELEEKVERLETSLDRLQTCLARLQSEFNSSQLRLKQRITNLEHNLTTVCTGSGFLSDGNESIYGDGVRSEINIRL from the exons atgtctgtgtgtggtgagaatgaaaatgaatttagACTTGCTGTCTACAGTATGACAGATCCAGTGCAAGATTCACACAGGCTGTCCGTGAAAACATGGACAGAGGACGAGAGTGACCGAGCTGACAGCACACtcagcag agCACAGTCAATGTGTGATGACACTTCCTCAGAGCTTCAGAGAATGGCTGCCATTGAAAGAAGAGACATTAATTCCCAGAATTCCCTGCAAGGCCGAGGAGCTCTATCCAG GATAGTGAGTATGGTGATGACTCTGAGAGAATGGGCACATAAGGGTTTGGCTGAGGAGACGGAGCGTCCGGATTCCTTCTTGGAGCGTTTCAGAGGCCCCGCCAACAATGACATACAAGCCCCGCCCAGCAGGTTCAGCCACAGCCAAAATGGCTCTGATGCAGATCATGAAATCAGACGCTCCAGACGCAT gaagtgtaAAGTGGAGGTCTTATCACCATCTGATGATGCCTACTACCACTGGCTGATTGTGATTGGTGCTGCTGTTTTTTACAACTGGACCTTACTGGTTGTCAG GGCCTGTTTTGATGAGCTCCAGATGAGGAATGTGATGGTGTGGCTGGTACTGGACTACATCTGTGATGGAGTCTATATCTTGGATATAGCTGTTCGTCTCCACACAG gttTCTTGGATCAGGGCTTGATGGTAAAAGATGTGCGGCGTCTAAGAGAGTCCTACATTCGAACCTTGCAGTGTAAGCTTGACATTTGCTCCATCCTCCCAACGGACCTCCTGTACCTGGCAGTTGGAATGAGCTACACACCTCTTCTTCGATTCAACCGCCTGCTGCGTCTGTCACGTCTGTTTGAATGGTTTGAACGTACAGAAACACGAACGGGCTACCCCAACGCTTTCCGCATCTGCAAGCTGGTTCTGTACATCCTGGTGATCATCCACTGGAACGCCTGTGGATACTACAGCTTCTCCAAGGTCCTCGGACTGGGATCTGACTCTTGGGTTTATCCCAATGCATCTGATCCGGAGTTTGGCACCCTGACCAGAAGTTACATTTACTGTCTGTACTGGTCCACTCTGACCCTGACCACCATTGGAGAGACTCCTCCTCCAGTTAGAGATGAGGAGTATTTGTTTCTGATTTTTGACTTTCTG GTTGGTGTTCTGATTTTTGCCTCCATTGTGGGTAATGTTGGAGCCATGATCTCCAATATGAATGCCACAAGAGCAGCTTTTCAGAGCCGCGTTGACACGTTGAAACACTACATGCAATTCAGGCATGTAAGCAAGGTGCTAGAGCAACGCGTCATACGTTGGTTTGATTACCTCTGGACCAATCAGAAGACAATAgatgaacaggaagtgcttCGCAGCCTGCCCAATAAACTGAGAGCAGAGATTGCTATTAATGTTCACCTGGACACACTGAAGAAG GTGCGTATTTTCCAAGACTGTGAGGCAGGCCTTCTCGTAGAACTGGTATTAAAACTTCGACCGCAGGTTTTCAGTCCTGGAGACTACATCTGCAGAAAG GGTGATGTGGGTAAGGAGATGTATATAATTAAAGATGGCCAGCTGGCAGTGGTGGGCGAGGATGGAGTCACCCAGTTTGCGGTTCTGACATCAGGAAGCTGTTTCGGGGAAATCAGCATCTTGAACATCAGCGGCAGTAAGATGGGGAACCGCCGTACGGCTAATATCCGCAGTCTGGGATACTCAGACCTATTCTGCCTTTCAAAACAAGACCTGATGGAGGCGCTTCAGGAGTTTCCCCATGCCAGGGCCCAGCTAGAGCAGAGGGGGAGGGACATCCTGCAGAAGGAAGGGCTTCTGGAGGAAGTGAATGTGTCTGCAGGGGAGGAGCTTgaggaaaaggtggagaggcTGGAAACCAGTCTGGACCGGCTACAG ACGTGTCTGGCACGTTTGCAGAGTGAGTTCAACTCTTCCCAGCTTCGACTCAAACAGCGGATCACAAACCTCGAACACAACCTCACCACAGTGTGCACTGGCAGTGGCTTCCTGTCAGACGGAAACGAGAGTATTTATGGTGACGGTGTGCGCAGTGAAATCAACATCCGGCTCTGA
- the LOC134859733 gene encoding plastin-3-like gives MTAGRRGGCVRRVGVARRGGANLSTGRSQLKKTGQRSRERRTQGFFSPGDCTELQQRTSGVSMSEKVSAEEMEEIREGFQKVDVDGNGYICAAELGELFREVGCSLPGYQVRELLQKLDRDNDSRISLEEFTAIFGDLKNDRMAKGFRKALNKKEGILAIGGTSEISSEGTQHSISEQERYAFANYINSSLAEDPDCKHVLPINPETEALFKAVSDGVILCKLINLSVSDTIDERTINKKKLTAFTTQENLNLALNSASAIGCQVVNIGAQDLKEGKPHLVLGLLWQIIKIGLFADIELSRNEAIAALLEEGESLEDLMKLSPEELLLRWANFHLKKVGMSISNFSGDIKDSKAYFHLLEQIAPDGTKEDVPRIEIDMSGVYEKDLSKRADCMLKQADRLGCKQFVTATDVVSGNSKLNMAFVATLFNKHPALTKPENQEWNLESETREERTFRNWMNSLGVNPHVHHIYGDLMDAMVILQLYEKIKVPVDWDRVNRPPFKGVGGGHLKKRENCAYAVELGKTKAGFSLVGIGGQDLYDGIPTLTLALVWQLMRRYTLNVLEDLGEGDVAGDELIISWVNKTLAEAGKSSSIKSFKDKSIGTSIPVLDLIDAIQPSSVNFELVHTGTLSEEDQLNNAKYAVSMARKIGAKVYALPDDLVEVNQKMVMTIFACLMGRGMKRA, from the exons GTGTCAGCATGTCAGAAAAAGTCAGCGctgaagagatggaggagatcAGGGAGGGCTTCCAGAAAGTGG ATGTGGATGGTAACGGCTACATCTGCGCCGCTGAGCTTGGGGAACTCTTCCGGGAGGTGGGATGCTCTCTGCCAGGATACCAGGTCAGAGAACTGCTTCAGAAGCTCGACCGGGACAACGACAGCCGCATCAGCCTCGAAGAGTTCACGGCT ATTTTCGGCGATTTAAAGAACGACCGCATGGCCAAGGGTTTCAGGAAGGCCCTGAACAAGAAAGAAGGCATCCTGGCCATCGGGGGCACCAGCGAGATCTCTAGTGAAGGAACTCAGCATTCAATTTCTG AGCAGGAGCGCTACGCCTTCGCCAACTACATCAACTCTTCTCTGGCGGAAGATCCTGACTGTAAGCACGTCCTGCCCATCAACCCCGAGACTGAAGCTCTGTTTAAAGCGGTGTCAGATGGCGTCATACTCTG TAAACTCATCAACCTCTCTGTTTCTGACACCATTGATGAAAGAACCATCAATAAAAAGAAACTCACAGCGTTCACCACACAG GAGAATCTGAACCTGGCTCTGAATTCCGCCTCGGCCATTGGCTGCCAAGTAGTGAACATCGGAGCTCAGGATCTGAAGGAGGGGAAACCTCACCTGGTGCTCGGACTGCTCTGGCAGATTATCAAGATCGGACTGTTCGCTGATATAGAGCTGAGCCGCAACGAAG CTATAGCGGCGCTGTTGGAGGAAGGGGAGAGTCTGGAGGACTTGATGAAGCTCAGTcctgaggagctgctgctgcgcTGGGCCAATTTCCACCTGAAGAAAGTCGGAATGTCCATATCCAACTTTTCAGGAGATATCAAG gACTCCAAGGCGTACTTCCACCTGCTCGAGCAGATCGCTCCAGACGGCACAAAAGAGGACGTTCCACGGATTGAGATCGACATGAGTGGTGTTTAT gAGAAGGACCTCAGCAAGAGAGCAGACTGTATGCTGAAACAGGCCGACCGCCTCGGCTGCAAACAGTTTGTAACGGCCACCGATGTCGTTAGCGGGAACTCAAAGCTCAACATGGCCTTTGTAGCCACGCTCTTCAACAAACACCCGGCTCTCACCAAACCAGAGAACCAGGAATGGAACCTGGAGA GTGAGACCAGAGAGGAAAGAACCTTCAGGAACTGGATGAACTCTCTGGGAGTGAATCCTCATGTTCACCATATCTATGG GGATCTGATGGATGCCATGGTGATCCTCCAGCTTTATGAGAAGATTAAGGTGCCAGTGGACTGGGACAGAGTCAATAGGCCTCCTTTCAAGGGAGTAGGAGGAGGACATTTAAAGAAG AGGGAGAACTGTGCCTATGCTGTGGAGCTGGGAAAGACGAAGGCCGGTTTCTCTCTGGTGGGAATTGGCGGACAGGACCTGTACGATGGAATTCCAACTCTAACTCTGGCTCTGGTGTGGCAGCTGATGAGGAG GTACACGCTAAATGTTCTGGAGGACCTGGGAGAAGGAGATGTAGCGGGGGATGAGTTGATCATTTCATGGGTCAACAAGACGCTAGCTGAGGCTGGCAAGAGTTCCTCTATCAAAAGCTTTAAG gATAAATCCATCGGTACAAGTATTCCGGTTCTGGACTTGATTGATGCCATCCAGCCGTCCAGTGTGAACTTTGAACTGGTTCATACGGGAACTCTGTCAGAGGAAGACCAACTCAACAACGCCAA GTATGCCGTTTCCATGGCGAGGAAGATTGGAGCTAAAGTGTACGCCCTGCCTGACGACCTGGTGGAGGTCAACCAGAAAATGGTGATGACCATCTTCGCCTGCCTGATGGGGAGAGGCATGAAGAGGGCATAa